A segment of the Pirellulales bacterium genome:
AAAAGCTGGTGCAATTCGTCCGCAATCGCTACAGTTCGCCTGCCGAGCAGCGCCGGCAATTGGACCTCGTGCAGGCGCTAAATCGCCGTCATGCCGCGGAGCGCCCCGGCGACGAACAACTCGAATCGCGCGTCCAATCCTTCGAGCTCGCCTACCGCATGCAAACGGAAGTGGCCGAGGCGTTCGATATCGAGCGGGAGCCGAAATACATCCGCGAAATGTACGGCTCCGGCACCCAGGCGCGGCAAATCTTGATCGCCCGGCGGCTGATCGAGCGCGGCGTGCGGTTCGTGCAAGTTTGGCACGGGCAAGGCCAGCCATGGGACAGCCACGACGATCTCGAAGTGCAGCATCGCCGGCTGGCGCAGCAGTGCGACCAGGCGATGGGAGCTCTACTGAAAGATCTCAAGCAGCGCGGTTTGCTCGAAGACACGCTCGTGATTTGCGGCGGCGAGTTCGGCCGCACTCCGACCGTGGAATTGCCGAAGAAGGGAAGCAACCAGGGAAAAGTGAACGGCCGCGATCACAACCACCATGGTTTCACGGTCTGGCTAGCCGGCGGCGGCGTTCGCGGCGGCCATGTCCATGGCGCGACCGACGAATTCGGCTTCAAGGCCGTCGAGAAGCCGGTGCACGTCCACGATCTGCACGCCACGGTGCTGCGGCTATTGGGCTTCGACCACGAAAAATTCACCTACCGCTACGCCGGCCGCGATTTCCGCCTCACCGATCTTTACGGGCAAATCGTCCCCGGCCTGATGGCATAACGTAGCAGGCACACTCCGTGTGCCGTTTGCCTCTCCTAGCGCGCTCGGCTGCCACAGTGCGCGGCGAGTTATAGCGGCGTGAAATGCATCGCGTTGTAGCGGCGCGGACGGCACACGGAGTGTGCCTGCTACAATGGGCGATCAATCGTTGTGATTTTGCACGTCGTCGGCCGCCGACGGTTCCGGGACGGCTTGATCCGGCCCATCGTCATCTGTGACCGTTTCCGCCTCGGCGTCCGGCTCGTCTTCCGTCCATTCGATGGCCTGGTTCGCGCAAACCAGCGCCAGTCGGCCGAGCAGGCGAAAATAGATGATGATCGCCGCAGTCGCCAGAACGGCCGCAAATGCGAATCGGGGCCATTCACCTTTCAGCCAAAGCGGCACACTCGTCAAGGCGGCAACTGTGATGACGATCGTCGATT
Coding sequences within it:
- a CDS encoding DUF1501 domain-containing protein, whose protein sequence is MNTEPHINPPGLSRRDMLCRCGAGFGAIALVDLLGQTGFFASAAQAAQGNQAIIPINPLLARPSPLPAKAKRVIHLFLNGGPSHVDTFDPKPSLAKYAGKNLPMSNLPTERKTGAALPSPYKFKKYGQSGIEVSEIFPHVGSCIDDICVIRSMHADVPNHEPSLALMNCGEGRQIRPSFGSWLTYGLGTENQNLPAFIAMCPGGYPIQESQNWQAGFLPGIYQGTYIDSQFTDIEKLVQFVRNRYSSPAEQRRQLDLVQALNRRHAAERPGDEQLESRVQSFELAYRMQTEVAEAFDIEREPKYIREMYGSGTQARQILIARRLIERGVRFVQVWHGQGQPWDSHDDLEVQHRRLAQQCDQAMGALLKDLKQRGLLEDTLVICGGEFGRTPTVELPKKGSNQGKVNGRDHNHHGFTVWLAGGGVRGGHVHGATDEFGFKAVEKPVHVHDLHATVLRLLGFDHEKFTYRYAGRDFRLTDLYGQIVPGLMA